A region of Thermobifida halotolerans DNA encodes the following proteins:
- a CDS encoding GNAT family N-acetyltransferase has translation MLDIVIARSERERAAVFVIRGAVFVAEQDVPIEEEWDERDAAADHFLALVDGVPVGTGRLLVRGAEGVLGRLAVLRRARGSGVGAALVGAAEERAARRGLVAVELHAQTHALGFYERLGYTAYGPEFEEAGIAHRGMRKELPRRRG, from the coding sequence GTGCTGGACATCGTCATCGCCCGCAGTGAGCGGGAGCGCGCGGCCGTCTTCGTCATCCGGGGTGCGGTCTTCGTCGCGGAGCAGGACGTGCCCATCGAGGAGGAGTGGGACGAACGCGACGCGGCGGCCGACCACTTCCTGGCACTGGTGGACGGCGTGCCGGTGGGGACGGGGCGCCTGCTCGTCCGCGGTGCGGAGGGGGTGCTGGGGCGGCTGGCGGTGCTGCGGCGGGCCAGGGGGTCGGGCGTGGGCGCGGCGCTGGTGGGCGCGGCCGAGGAACGGGCCGCGCGACGCGGTCTGGTCGCGGTCGAACTGCACGCCCAGACCCACGCGCTCGGCTTCTACGAACGGCTCGGCTACACCGCCTACGGACCGGAGTTCGAGGAGGCGGGCATCGCCCACCGCGGTATGCGCAAGGAGTTGCCGCGGCGCCGCGGGTGA
- a CDS encoding AzlC family ABC transporter permease, which translates to MNRPTLLPQLSSLVRRTPVRDGLGVGVAVGFSGLAFGTTAVTSGLSVAQACVLSLLAFTGASQFALVGVVAGGGNLVAGAVGALLLGFRNTLYGLRLGELLDWRGPGRALAAHGVIDETTAVALAQNGRADVRAGFTTTFATLFLLWNTTTLVGAVATESIGDPSTFGLDVVGPATFLALLWPRLREGGRTLVVALLGAAIALAATPLLPPGVPVLLASIAALIALGDGKDDATERSGK; encoded by the coding sequence GTGAACCGTCCCACCCTGCTCCCCCAACTGTCCTCCCTGGTCCGCAGAACGCCCGTCCGCGACGGTCTCGGTGTGGGTGTCGCCGTCGGCTTCTCCGGGCTCGCCTTCGGCACGACCGCGGTCACCTCCGGCCTGTCGGTGGCGCAGGCGTGCGTGCTCAGCCTGCTGGCGTTCACCGGAGCGTCCCAGTTCGCACTGGTCGGGGTGGTCGCGGGGGGCGGCAACCTCGTCGCCGGAGCCGTGGGCGCGCTGCTGCTGGGCTTCCGCAACACGCTGTACGGGCTGCGGCTGGGCGAACTGCTCGACTGGCGCGGCCCCGGGCGGGCGCTCGCCGCGCACGGGGTGATCGACGAGACCACGGCCGTGGCGCTGGCCCAGAACGGTCGAGCGGACGTCCGCGCGGGCTTCACCACCACCTTCGCCACCCTGTTCCTGCTGTGGAACACCACCACACTCGTCGGCGCGGTCGCCACCGAGAGCATCGGCGACCCCAGCACCTTCGGTCTGGACGTGGTCGGCCCGGCGACCTTCCTGGCCCTGCTGTGGCCGCGCCTGAGGGAGGGCGGGCGCACCCTCGTCGTCGCACTGCTGGGCGCGGCGATCGCGCTGGCCGCCACCCCGCTGCTGCCGCCGGGCGTGCCGGTGCTGCTGGCCTCGATCGCGGCCCTGATCGCCCTGGGCGACGGAAAGGACGACGCGACGGAGAGGAGCGGGAAGTGA
- a CDS encoding AzlD domain-containing protein: protein MMLWAAVVVTGVGCYLLKYAGLAAPRAVLERPAVRRFAMAVPVALLAALIALQTVADADRLVVDLSRLGGMAAAVVALLLRAPFLVVLVVAAATTAGLRALGVG from the coding sequence GTGATGCTGTGGGCCGCGGTGGTGGTCACCGGAGTCGGCTGCTACCTGCTCAAGTACGCGGGGCTGGCCGCTCCCCGCGCGGTGCTGGAGCGTCCCGCCGTGCGCCGGTTCGCCATGGCCGTCCCGGTCGCGCTGCTGGCCGCGCTCATCGCCCTGCAGACCGTGGCCGACGCGGACCGCCTGGTGGTCGACCTGTCCCGGTTGGGCGGCATGGCCGCCGCCGTCGTGGCCCTGCTGCTGCGCGCGCCCTTCCTCGTGGTGCTCGTGGTCGCGGCGGCGACCACGGCGGGCCTGAGGGCGCTCGGGGTCGGTTGA
- a CDS encoding metallophosphoesterase family protein codes for MRLLIISDTHLPRRARDLPEQVWAEVDRADVVVHAGDWCDLAALERLAGRARRLVGVYGNNDGPELRARLPEVARETLEGVRLAVVHETGPARGRERRCAARFPDADVLVFGHSHIPWDSTADTGLRLLNPGSPTDRRRQPYHTYLTARVLDGTLGEVRLHRIGEAGGPEAVGE; via the coding sequence ATGCGACTGCTCATCATCTCCGACACCCACCTGCCGCGCAGAGCCCGGGACCTGCCCGAGCAGGTGTGGGCCGAGGTGGACCGCGCCGACGTCGTCGTGCACGCCGGAGACTGGTGCGACCTGGCCGCCCTGGAGCGGCTCGCGGGACGCGCCCGCCGCCTCGTCGGTGTGTACGGCAACAACGACGGTCCCGAACTGCGCGCCCGGCTGCCCGAGGTCGCTCGGGAGACCCTGGAGGGGGTGCGGTTGGCCGTGGTGCACGAGACCGGTCCGGCCAGGGGGCGGGAGCGGCGCTGCGCCGCGCGCTTCCCCGACGCCGACGTCCTGGTGTTCGGCCACTCCCACATCCCGTGGGACAGCACCGCCGACACCGGACTGCGGCTGCTCAACCCCGGGTCGCCCACCGACCGCCGTCGCCAGCCGTACCACACCTACCTGACGGCCCGCGTCCTCGACGGAACGCTGGGCGAGGTGCGGCTGCACCGGATCGGGGAGGCGGGCGGACCGGAGGCGGTCGGGGAGTGA
- a CDS encoding endonuclease — MRTDAERAGRVLRLAGRLSCSDAGIRLADRPAPLWQLLVLANLLSARISADIATAAARELNAAGGTTAKGMLDLDWQERVDALGRGHYVRYDESTATRLGDCARKAVDEYGGDLRRLPGTEQRDVHALEKDLRGFPGIGPTGANIFCREVQHVWAWLRPYVDPATRDGAERVGLPGDADALARLVDGDDLAPFLAGLVRVGRDRDLARRVTDEES; from the coding sequence GTGCGCACGGATGCCGAACGGGCCGGGCGGGTGCTGCGTCTGGCCGGGAGACTGTCCTGCTCGGACGCTGGAATCCGACTGGCGGACCGCCCCGCGCCCCTGTGGCAACTGCTGGTCCTCGCCAACCTGCTGAGCGCGCGCATCTCCGCCGACATCGCGACGGCCGCCGCACGGGAGCTGAACGCGGCGGGCGGCACCACCGCCAAGGGCATGCTCGACCTGGACTGGCAGGAACGCGTGGACGCCCTGGGGCGCGGCCACTACGTCCGCTACGACGAGAGCACCGCCACCCGGCTCGGCGACTGCGCCCGCAAGGCGGTCGACGAGTACGGGGGCGATCTGCGGAGACTGCCCGGGACGGAGCAACGGGACGTGCACGCCCTGGAAAAGGACCTGCGCGGCTTTCCCGGCATCGGCCCCACCGGGGCGAACATCTTCTGCCGGGAGGTCCAGCACGTCTGGGCGTGGCTGCGTCCCTACGTCGACCCGGCGACACGCGACGGCGCGGAGCGGGTCGGCCTGCCGGGCGACGCCGACGCGCTGGCACGGCTGGTCGACGGCGACGACCTGGCTCCCTTCCTCGCCGGACTGGTGCGGGTGGGCCGCGACCGCGACCTCGCCCGACGTGTCACCGACGAGGAGTCCTGA